The following proteins come from a genomic window of Crassostrea angulata isolate pt1a10 chromosome 1, ASM2561291v2, whole genome shotgun sequence:
- the LOC128157321 gene encoding histone-lysine N-methyltransferase, H3 lysine-79 specific-like, translating into MTDQGNSKVQVYFIPQNPEILAENLEEVVLSGDVAQETVVVTTTDDESVGGDFDESSVVPIENLDVLNTIELSCDENFQSSLEPSPITPSDLGDGNEESFVQSYIALVPNNESRLDTELDNSHLTVKELTKREKDRMYKREQRANKEYREQEKVQAKQRMKDKRKDPEYREKERKRDAERRKLARLNNKEFRQKEKERDRQYKRDHRKKSNSSLQSDLANRAGISPSSSNASENLTVGNCFTVLDWTGISSSDVDVKLTQTVDESDVTEYQMYDQDSM; encoded by the exons atcAAGGAAACAGTAAAGTTCAAGTCTATTTTATTCCTCAAAACCCGGAGATCCTAGCAGAAAACTTGGAGGAAGTGGTTTTATCAGGAGATGTTGCCCAGGAAACAGTTGTCGTGACAACCACAGATGATGAGAGTGTTGGCGGTGACTTTGATGAGTCCAGTGTTGTGCCTATTGAGAATTTAGATGTCTTAAATACCATAGAATTATCATGTGATGAAAACTTCCAGTCATCTTTAGAACCATCTCCAATCACTCCGTCAGATCTTGG agaTGGAAATGAAGAGTCCTTTGTTCAATCTTACATAGCACTTGTTCCCAACAATGAATCAAGATTGGATACAGAACTGGACAATTCTCATCTGACGGTCAAGGAACTCACCAAGCGAGAAAAGGACAGGATGTACAAGAGGGAGCAGAGGGCCAACAAAGAATACag AGAACAAGAAAAAGTTCAAGCCAAACAAAGAATGAAAGACAAAAGAAAAGATCCGGAATAcagagaaaaagaaaggaaaagaGATGCAGAACGTCGAAAACTAGCTCGTTTGAATAACAAAGAGTTTCGTCAAAAGGAGAAGGAACGTGACAGACAATATAAAAGAGACCATCGGAAAAAATCCAATTCCAGCTTACAAAGTGACCTTGCAAATAGAGCAGGTATTTCTCCGAGCAGTTCTAATGCATCGGAAAATCTAACAGTGGGTAATTGTTTCACAGTGTTGGACTGGACGGGGATCAGCAGTAGTGATGTTGATGTGAAGTTAACACAGACAGTGGATGAATCGGATGTGACAGAGTATCAAATGTATGATCAAgattcaatgtaa